The genomic window TTTTCGCAAACTTATCGCGCAGACTGCCAAAGAAGAGATCGGGCTTTTCTTTTTCCCCCAGTTCTTCTTCTTTCAATGTGTAAGGATTGCTGTCTTCCTCGTCATCATCTGCCATCGCCATCACTGGTTCGGGCTTGGGTGCTTCTTTCTTAGGTGGAGGTGGTGGGGCAGAAGCTTTCTTCTCTGCCAGTGCTTTCGCAACAAATACCGCGTCGCACTTGGGACAGCGAACTTTTTTCCCTTCCGGTAGCGGCGTTGCCCGCTTCAATATCTCATCGCATTCGGGACATTGATATCGTGTCATTTCGTCCGCCAGGGGTAAAAACACACAAGATAAGTTTCGCAACGTGGGTAAAAAGCCAAAAATTCTACTTTCTACCCGCACCGATCAATGTACAGGAAAATTACAGTTTATTCCAGACGCTGATCGTGGCATCCTGACCCAGCACTTCCACATCCAGTTGTCGCAGGGCTTTCCATTCTGTTTTGCGGATTGCCGCCCGCAGTGGTTCCATTTCTGAAACCAGCAGCACTGCCCGACCGCCTATCTGCAGCACGCGATCCAGTTCACGCACCGTGCGCTGGTATAGTGGGCCAATTTCTTCCGGCGTGCTGACCTGTTTGCCGAATGGCATGTTACAGATAATCCGTTGAACACTATCGGTAGCCAATGGCAGCGTGCGTGCATCCCAGTTTGCCAATACTGCGGGGCCCACCTTCGCTAAATTGGAACGTGCGGCCCGCAGCATATTCATATCCAGATCGCCACCAATAGTTTCGATCCTTCCAGCACGCCGAAGTTTGCTCAGTTCAATCTGTTCTGCAAGAATGGTTGCCGCACCACACATGGGATCGAGTACATAATCGCCTGGGCCAGCACCCGCCAGACGAACCATTGCAGCAGCCACTGTGGGACGCAGCGATGCTTTCAAATGCTCCACTTTGTACGTCCGGTGACGCATCGTGCGGTCGGAAAGTCGCACTCCCGCAATGGCGGTGGGGCCACGAATAATCAACCACATCTCAACCCAGGCATCATCGTCACCCAGACGCCAGGTTTCTGGAATCTTTCGGCGCAAACCTTCCGCATACGCATCCTGAGCATCAATGCGGCGATAGCCGTGCGTGCCATCTTTCTGAGTAATCAACCGATAGGTGGGCTTCCGCTTTCCCTGTGGCCGCACCTGATGGTGGAAATGAAAAAGATCTTTCCAGTTGGCATCGCGGACGGTCCACTGGCGAATCTGGTTCAAATCCATGGCACGGTGCGTCAGCGAATCGGTACCCCAGGCGAAAAGATACAGATCTTCCACCGTACGCAGTTCCAACAGATCGGGCGTAATGGCATCCACACGGAATACCACGATGCCTCGCTCCGCTTTTTTCACCACCCCGCCTAAATCGCGGGTAATTTCATCGGCAGCAATTGGCTCCAGTCCAGGGTGCACCACGGCAAAACATGCGGGAACTTCTGCCTGAACTCTCTTAATCCGTGCCATGACTGCTCTTTCAATCTCGTTGGGAAGCGATACCACCAAATGAATAGTGTACCAATTCAACCCGCACGTGGGTGAAAAGATTCCTGTACAACCGCAGTTGTGCACCAATCCCACCTATAGTATATAGACGAACATAGTGGTATTTTGTTCCCTATAATTTGGAATATTTTTAAAAAAAGTTGTTAGTGCTTGCTAAATAAGAAGTTATGGCCGAGCAACTTTCAAGAAAACATCGAATTGATTGCTTCAAACAACTCCTCAAAGCGGGCGAGCGTGTCCTTATCGAACGTTTTGGGTGGGTTTGCGGCCAGATAATTCGCCAAAGAATAGGGATTGTATCCTTCCTGGCTTCGCAGCATTACGGAATTAGCAATCAGGTAGCGATTGAGGCGTTCGACGATGCGATCTCCCGCTGGCAGATCGTTTTCCTTCACCACTTTGGGCAGTTTGTTCGTAAATGTGGCATTGAATAGCTTCAGGTAAAAGCCCACCGAGAAGAGGTCTTCAATCCCAGATGCAGGTGGGGCATTTTCTGTTCCTTCACCGTC from Zavarzinella sp. includes these protein-coding regions:
- a CDS encoding methyltransferase domain-containing protein produces the protein MARIKRVQAEVPACFAVVHPGLEPIAADEITRDLGGVVKKAERGIVVFRVDAITPDLLELRTVEDLYLFAWGTDSLTHRAMDLNQIRQWTVRDANWKDLFHFHHQVRPQGKRKPTYRLITQKDGTHGYRRIDAQDAYAEGLRRKIPETWRLGDDDAWVEMWLIIRGPTAIAGVRLSDRTMRHRTYKVEHLKASLRPTVAAAMVRLAGAGPGDYVLDPMCGAATILAEQIELSKLRRAGRIETIGGDLDMNMLRAARSNLAKVGPAVLANWDARTLPLATDSVQRIICNMPFGKQVSTPEEIGPLYQRTVRELDRVLQIGGRAVLLVSEMEPLRAAIRKTEWKALRQLDVEVLGQDATISVWNKL